A genomic window from Vigna radiata var. radiata cultivar VC1973A chromosome 2, Vradiata_ver6, whole genome shotgun sequence includes:
- the LOC106756295 gene encoding malate dehydrogenase, mitochondrial, with amino-acid sequence MVKPSMLRSLHSAATRGVSHLSRRGYASEPGPERKVAVLGAAGGIGQPLSLLMKLNPLVSSLSLYDIAGTPGVAADVSHINTRSKVVGYQGEEELGKALEGADVVIIPAGVPRKPGMTRDDLFNINAGIVKALCTAISKYCPHALVNMISNPVNSTVPIAAEVFKKAGTYDEKRLFGVTTLDVVRAKTFYAGKANVPVDGVNVPVVGGHAGITILPLFSQATPKANLDDDVIKALTKRTQDGGTEVVEAKAGKGSATLSMAYAGALFADACLKGLNGVPDVVECSFVQSTVTELPFFASKVRLGKNGVEEVLGLGPLSDFEKQGLESLKGELKSSIEKGIKFANQ; translated from the exons ATGGTGAAGCCATCCATGCTCAGATCTCTCCACTCCGCCGCCACCCGCGGCGTCTCTCACTTGTCCCGCCGTGGCTACGCCTCTGAGCCCGGGCCGGAACGCAAGGTCGCTGTTCTCGGTGCCGCCGGTGGGATCGGGCAGCCCCTTTCCCTTCTAATGAAGCTTAACCCCCTCGTTTCTAGTCTCTCCCTCTACGATATCGCCGGAACCCCCGGCGTTGCCGCCGATGTCAGCCACATTAACACCAGATCTAAG GTTGTAGGGTACCAAGGTGAGGAAGAGCTTGGCAAAGCTTTGGAGGGTGCAGATGTTGTTATAATTCCTGCTGGTGTGCCCAGAAAGCCTGGAATGACCCGGGATGATCTTTTTAATATCAATGCTGGCATTGTCAAGGCACTTTGTACTGCTATTTCTAAATACTGCCCCCAT GCCCTTGTGAACATGATAAGCAATCCTGTGAACTCCACTGTTCCTATTGCGGCTGAAGTTTTCAAGAAAGCTGGAACATATGATGAGAAGAGACTATTTGGTGTAACCACCCTTGATGTCGTCAGGGCAAAAACTTTCTATGCTGGGAAAGCCAATGTTCCAGTTGATG GTGTCAATGTGCCTGTTGTGGGTGGCCATGCAGGCATTACTATTCTACCCCTATTTTCTCAA GCTACACCAAAAGCCAATCTTGATGATGATGTCATCAAGGCTCTTACAAAGAGGACTCAAGATGGAGGAACAGAAGTTGTCGAAGCTAAGGCTGGAAAGGGTTCTGCAACTTTGTCCATGGC ATATGCTGGTGCCCTTTTCGCTGATGCTTGTCTCAAGGGCCTTAATGGGGTACCAGATGTTGTTGAGTGCTCATTTGTGCAATCCACTGTCACTGAACTTCCTTTCTTTGCTTCAAAG GTGAGGCTGGGGAAGAACGGTGTGGAGGAAGTTCTGGGATTGGGACCTCTCTCTGATTTTGAGAAACAAGGCCTAGAGAGCCTTAAGGGTGAACTCAAATCATCAATTGAGAAGGGAATCAAATTTGCAAACCAGTAA